A portion of the Cyanobium sp. PCC 7001 genome contains these proteins:
- a CDS encoding AMP-binding protein — MEPSLEDRARSAGSSTAEYLHSSLQDDSSSKFHLIDENGFNRSLTFGNLGQRAFDVLATLQKAGLGPGSVLVIRSYSREDFISCLWACLLGNITALPIEAGIGEGPAREALHRKLLDALVDKKDLYVLDSVAARRLTGWRQRIHPSHWIRLNSNGCGAENQQARVHVARASDPRLLILTSGTTGQASLVELSDRAVCSRWWPCGPAINNTTKFLSWAPLDHAMGLSACSPNASCKVVLHTIGFLKDPLQWLELASNYRVTHTTMTSFGMKLILDALRQAPVARLNRINLSMIDSVGIGAEPLQPDVFRDFASALTDFGANSEIYVQSYGLTECGPVMSGRLNAHTFAVNSTTGFWFTDLNHDHEVRMQTNSDIQDEKRPDLGEIQVRGPSMATGYLNAAQDNGRLLTSDGWIRTGDVGRIQEGRLQLAGRIKETLILNAVKYPCQMVEDVALKIPGVATAIALQTSSRIDNSSSSSYEIIITEADHAEPSDSLAAKIVDQVGKEFGVRPSNVIVIPEAYIPRSSLGKVSRYSLGRMLESEESGISDVIKIYPAASRVAGTPEGLTPAELKIHELWSKVLGHQNFGIDDNFFAAGGDSLQAAQLALEIEKWLRRSVSIGEVFRHSSVRSQSSSIATRIRPDYPGQQASPSDSVGTEILIRRQTDMINDWSGVRDQPGSLIIRASRSGSRGKYPGGAMNLFWCFQGNQEFQSLAEMLPKKICLFGMRSGHLIMEETQHNIQSLATIYARELRRLQPDGRFILGGNCQGARIIRAVALILESQGRQVESLILMEDRRLEPYSNGRTTIIFGEDSEFNPLQSQPESEVSSRLRQSYPLGYDFYEISGSHGRFFNPEHVRSLADTVLQSLANNLNEEKSSLSVSNVPFRSSRESPPHLACIVISVGRSPLLVDAVRSLVRQNPKPEVVVVSTGGLTPAADLATAGLAVPVIHRRWRRFVGCARNIGIKKTTAPFIAFLADDCIARKGWVAERLRLHQTGAIAVSSALVPSDRKNLWSWISHLRLYSRRLPGIPEQEAVHYGISYERSLFDEFGLFREDLRVGEDSEFNARFQHLHQITWTPSVKTAHRHPTGFLGLLIDQFKRGRRRESTRAALPWFLPSMELHEKGVWAALSAERQHSQRLLHLARWGLGPQERWVLRYAPSVLPVCSFAFWLGSTSQRWLGGGPSETRAQQQDDRNPIIHVLLRFRNEARYLPTYLEHLEGKVDGIIALDDGSTDGSTAIVRSHPLVKELIVHPDRSDHVWDEAGDRRLLITTALQENADWLLVLDADERLEDNFRDRAIPILLQAFESGQWGLGLRVLDCWNAWNMVRTDGIWGRKSSPRLFLARHDHEFDNKPLHGAWAPLNSRSNGMFPVVDVIIYHLKMIRESDRIKRRQRYEQLDARSEYQSVGYSYLTDLHDIELTSFEANRGYSKAYAPSS; from the coding sequence ATGGAACCCAGCCTTGAGGATAGAGCCAGGTCAGCAGGATCTTCTACTGCCGAGTATCTGCACTCTTCTCTCCAGGATGACTCCTCCTCGAAATTTCATCTGATCGACGAAAATGGATTCAACCGATCACTGACCTTCGGCAACCTCGGCCAGCGTGCTTTTGATGTGCTGGCGACTTTACAGAAAGCAGGTCTTGGGCCAGGCTCAGTTTTAGTGATCCGAAGCTATAGCAGGGAAGACTTTATTTCATGTCTATGGGCCTGTCTACTGGGAAACATCACTGCCCTACCCATTGAAGCAGGGATCGGGGAGGGACCCGCCCGTGAGGCACTGCATCGGAAATTGCTCGATGCACTCGTCGACAAAAAAGACTTGTATGTACTTGACTCAGTTGCCGCCAGAAGACTCACCGGGTGGAGACAACGTATCCATCCCAGCCATTGGATTCGACTGAACTCCAACGGGTGCGGCGCAGAGAATCAGCAGGCCAGAGTTCATGTTGCCCGTGCCTCCGATCCAAGGCTGCTCATCCTGACATCAGGAACGACAGGGCAGGCTTCTCTTGTAGAACTCTCCGACCGTGCCGTGTGTTCTCGGTGGTGGCCCTGTGGCCCTGCCATCAACAACACGACAAAGTTTCTGTCCTGGGCGCCGCTTGACCATGCCATGGGGCTTTCAGCCTGCAGTCCCAATGCGTCCTGCAAGGTGGTTCTCCACACCATCGGTTTCCTGAAAGACCCTCTGCAGTGGCTGGAGTTAGCCAGCAACTACCGAGTCACACACACCACGATGACGAGCTTCGGCATGAAGCTGATTCTGGATGCTCTTCGCCAGGCGCCGGTAGCTCGTCTCAACAGGATTAACCTCTCCATGATCGATAGCGTCGGCATTGGGGCGGAGCCACTCCAACCAGACGTGTTCAGAGACTTTGCAAGCGCTCTCACGGACTTTGGAGCCAACAGCGAGATTTATGTACAGAGTTACGGCCTCACAGAGTGTGGTCCAGTGATGAGTGGGCGTCTGAATGCGCATACCTTTGCAGTCAACAGCACGACTGGCTTCTGGTTTACGGACCTGAACCATGACCACGAAGTGAGAATGCAAACCAATAGCGACATTCAAGACGAAAAGAGACCCGATCTTGGAGAAATTCAAGTAAGGGGCCCCAGCATGGCCACTGGCTACCTCAACGCAGCCCAGGACAATGGACGGCTCCTCACGAGCGATGGATGGATACGCACAGGTGATGTCGGCAGAATCCAGGAAGGAAGGCTGCAACTGGCAGGGAGAATCAAGGAGACACTGATCCTCAATGCCGTCAAGTATCCCTGCCAGATGGTAGAGGATGTTGCGCTTAAGATTCCTGGCGTCGCTACAGCCATTGCTCTTCAGACATCAAGCCGGATCGACAATAGTTCTTCAAGTAGCTATGAGATCATCATTACAGAAGCCGATCATGCTGAGCCATCCGACTCCCTGGCCGCAAAGATCGTTGACCAAGTAGGCAAAGAGTTTGGGGTGCGACCCAGCAATGTGATCGTAATCCCTGAGGCTTACATCCCCAGATCAAGCCTTGGGAAAGTAAGTCGATATTCATTGGGACGGATGCTTGAATCCGAGGAATCGGGCATCAGCGATGTCATCAAAATCTACCCAGCTGCCTCACGAGTGGCCGGAACTCCGGAAGGCCTCACTCCAGCTGAGCTCAAGATCCATGAGCTTTGGAGCAAAGTACTTGGCCACCAGAACTTTGGGATTGATGATAACTTCTTTGCAGCTGGTGGAGACTCTCTGCAAGCCGCACAGCTCGCGCTTGAAATAGAGAAGTGGTTGAGACGGTCGGTTTCTATAGGTGAGGTCTTCCGTCATTCATCAGTGCGGAGCCAATCATCCTCTATTGCAACAAGAATCAGGCCAGACTATCCAGGTCAGCAAGCATCTCCTAGCGATTCAGTTGGCACAGAGATTTTAATTAGACGACAAACCGATATGATCAACGACTGGTCAGGGGTCCGGGATCAACCTGGAAGCCTGATTATCAGGGCAAGCCGGAGTGGTAGCAGGGGGAAATACCCGGGGGGGGCAATGAACTTGTTCTGGTGCTTCCAAGGAAATCAAGAGTTTCAGAGCTTGGCGGAAATGCTGCCAAAAAAGATCTGCCTTTTTGGGATGCGCTCTGGCCACTTGATCATGGAGGAAACGCAGCACAATATTCAGAGTCTTGCCACTATTTATGCTCGCGAGTTGAGGCGCCTTCAGCCTGACGGACGATTCATCCTTGGAGGCAACTGCCAAGGCGCCAGGATCATCCGCGCCGTCGCCTTAATCCTGGAGAGCCAAGGAAGACAGGTTGAAAGCCTAATCCTCATGGAAGACCGCAGGCTTGAACCCTACAGCAACGGCAGGACTACCATCATCTTTGGAGAGGACAGCGAATTCAACCCATTGCAATCGCAGCCTGAGTCAGAAGTTAGCTCGAGATTACGCCAGAGCTACCCTTTGGGATACGACTTCTACGAGATTTCAGGAAGCCATGGCAGGTTTTTCAATCCTGAGCATGTGCGCTCACTCGCGGATACAGTTCTGCAATCACTGGCCAACAACCTCAATGAGGAGAAATCTTCACTTTCTGTATCGAATGTTCCGTTCAGATCCTCCCGCGAGAGCCCTCCTCATTTGGCCTGCATTGTGATCAGCGTAGGAAGATCACCACTACTTGTTGATGCTGTACGCTCACTCGTGCGGCAAAACCCCAAGCCTGAAGTGGTGGTAGTCAGCACGGGGGGACTAACCCCAGCAGCTGACCTTGCAACAGCAGGTTTGGCTGTGCCGGTGATCCACCGCCGCTGGCGCCGTTTTGTGGGCTGCGCCAGAAACATTGGGATCAAGAAAACAACTGCTCCCTTCATTGCCTTTCTTGCAGATGATTGCATTGCAAGAAAGGGATGGGTTGCTGAACGCCTGCGTCTGCATCAGACTGGCGCGATAGCCGTTTCCTCTGCACTGGTTCCCAGTGACAGGAAGAATCTCTGGTCCTGGATCAGTCATCTACGCCTGTATAGCCGTCGCCTTCCAGGGATACCAGAACAGGAGGCTGTGCATTACGGAATCAGTTATGAGCGCAGTCTTTTTGATGAGTTTGGGTTGTTTCGTGAAGATCTACGCGTTGGCGAAGATAGTGAGTTTAACGCACGCTTCCAACACCTTCATCAAATCACCTGGACACCCTCAGTCAAAACAGCGCATCGCCATCCAACTGGCTTCCTCGGTCTTCTGATCGACCAGTTCAAGCGCGGACGTCGGCGCGAATCGACGCGGGCAGCACTGCCTTGGTTCCTCCCCTCCATGGAGCTTCATGAGAAAGGGGTATGGGCAGCTCTCTCTGCGGAGCGCCAGCACAGCCAAAGACTGCTGCATCTTGCACGCTGGGGACTTGGTCCTCAGGAACGCTGGGTTCTTCGCTACGCCCCAAGCGTGCTGCCGGTCTGCAGCTTCGCGTTCTGGCTGGGATCCACAAGCCAGAGATGGTTGGGAGGCGGACCTTCAGAAACGAGGGCACAACAACAGGATGACCGCAACCCAATCATTCATGTTCTGTTGAGATTCCGCAATGAAGCTCGATATCTACCCACCTATCTAGAACATCTGGAAGGAAAAGTCGATGGGATCATCGCCTTGGATGATGGATCCACAGATGGTTCAACGGCCATTGTCCGTTCTCACCCTTTGGTCAAGGAGCTCATCGTCCATCCCGACCGTTCTGATCACGTATGGGATGAAGCAGGAGACCGTCGCCTTCTCATCACCACTGCGCTCCAGGAGAATGCCGATTGGCTGTTGGTTCTTGATGCTGATGAACGGCTTGAGGACAATTTCAGAGATCGAGCTATCCCCATCCTCCTCCAAGCTTTTGAATCAGGACAATGGGGGCTGGGTCTCAGGGTTCTTGATTGCTGGAATGCATGGAACATGGTGAGAACAGATGGAATCTGGGGAAGGAAGTCTTCGCCTCGTCTCTTCCTTGCCCGCCACGACCACGAATTTGACAATAAGCCACTCCATGGAGCCTGGGCTCCCTTGAATAGTCGCAGCAACGGGATGTTCCCAGTGGTCGATGTGATCATCTACCACCTGAAGATGATTCGCGAATCCGATCGAATCAAACGGAGGCAACGGTACGAACAGCTCGATGCACGGAGTGAGTATCAATCCGTTGGCTACTCCTACCTTACTGATCTCCATGACATTGAGCTGACGAGCTTTGAGGCCAACAGGGGCTACTCCAAGGCGTACGCGCCATCATCCTGA
- the pyrE gene encoding orotate phosphoribosyltransferase yields MSVSIPSVVLPTATAAMRQNLLVQLASRAYRHGRFTLASGRSSDHYVNCKPVSLSGAGLALLGALLLEQVEPEAAAVAGLTLGADPLVSAVAMRAALDGRGLDALIVRKEAKGHGTGAWLEGPLPGSGERITVLEDVVTTGGSSLKAVAQLREAGYRVERVVAIVDRQEGGLEAMTAAGLELRSLFLLEEVAATAAELR; encoded by the coding sequence ATGTCCGTCTCCATCCCCTCCGTCGTGCTGCCCACAGCCACGGCGGCCATGCGCCAGAACCTGCTGGTGCAGCTGGCGAGCCGGGCCTACCGGCACGGCCGCTTCACCCTGGCCTCGGGCCGCAGCAGCGACCACTACGTGAACTGCAAGCCTGTGAGCCTGAGCGGCGCCGGGCTGGCCCTGCTGGGGGCCCTGCTGCTGGAGCAGGTGGAGCCCGAGGCCGCGGCCGTGGCCGGCCTCACCCTGGGCGCCGATCCCCTGGTGAGCGCCGTGGCGATGCGGGCGGCCCTGGATGGCCGCGGGCTCGACGCCCTGATCGTGCGCAAGGAGGCGAAGGGGCATGGCACCGGCGCCTGGCTCGAGGGCCCGCTGCCCGGGAGCGGCGAGCGGATCACGGTGCTCGAGGACGTGGTGACCACCGGCGGATCGTCCCTGAAGGCCGTGGCCCAGCTGCGGGAGGCCGGCTATCGGGTGGAGCGGGTGGTGGCGATCGTGGACCGCCAGGAAGGGGGGCTGGAGGCGATGACCGCCGCCGGGCTTGAGTTGCGCAGCCTCTTCCTGCTGGAGGAGGTGGCGGCAACGGCCGCGGAGCTGCGCTAG
- a CDS encoding folate-binding protein YgfZ produces the protein MPTPWNWRPSEPARLERPVTLLRLEGTDSRRFLHGQTSAAIELAPPGAWIPTCCISPTGRMRALAEVLVDGEGAWLVVSAGDGEAVRSALDRVLFPADQVGLGTLEPARLITVLPPVSPDSGPMAAPAAPLSWGELGGGVGWRLGASWLLRDGAPLPAELAALPALGDHDQERWRLQQGLPAASAELNDDTNPFELGLADRVSLSKGCYVGQETLAKLATYDGVKQQLRRWHWCQRPEGSPAAATVPEPGTVLLHPDNPDGGRAGRVTSALQLDGGDWIGLALVRRQALEAPALLLGPEPGAGLARLSVPEAFTPPPVGSGSQGR, from the coding sequence ATGCCGACCCCCTGGAACTGGCGGCCTTCGGAGCCGGCCCGGCTCGAGAGGCCCGTGACTCTCCTGAGGCTGGAGGGAACCGACAGCCGCCGCTTTCTGCACGGCCAGACCAGCGCCGCCATCGAGCTGGCGCCCCCGGGCGCCTGGATCCCCACCTGCTGCATCTCGCCGACCGGCCGGATGCGAGCGCTGGCTGAGGTTCTGGTGGACGGCGAGGGCGCCTGGCTGGTGGTGAGCGCCGGCGACGGCGAAGCCGTGCGCTCCGCCCTGGATCGGGTGCTGTTCCCCGCGGATCAGGTGGGCCTGGGGACGCTGGAACCGGCCCGGCTGATCACCGTGCTCCCGCCCGTGTCCCCCGACTCCGGGCCGATGGCCGCCCCGGCGGCCCCCCTCAGCTGGGGGGAGCTCGGCGGTGGGGTGGGCTGGCGCCTGGGGGCCAGCTGGCTGCTGCGCGACGGGGCACCCCTGCCGGCTGAGCTGGCCGCGCTGCCGGCCCTGGGCGATCACGACCAGGAACGCTGGCGGCTGCAGCAGGGTCTGCCCGCGGCGTCGGCGGAACTGAACGACGACACCAATCCCTTCGAGCTGGGACTGGCGGATCGGGTCTCCCTCTCCAAGGGCTGCTACGTGGGCCAGGAAACCCTGGCCAAGCTGGCCACCTACGACGGCGTTAAGCAGCAACTGCGCCGCTGGCACTGGTGCCAGCGGCCGGAGGGCAGCCCAGCGGCGGCAACGGTTCCTGAACCCGGCACGGTGCTGCTGCATCCCGACAACCCGGACGGCGGCCGGGCAGGGCGGGTGACCTCGGCCCTGCAGCTGGACGGGGGCGACTGGATCGGCCTGGCCCTGGTGCGCCGCCAGGCCCTGGAGGCACCCGCGCTGCTGCTGGGTCCAGAACCGGGGGCAGGCCTCGCCCGGTTGTCGGTCCCTGAGGCCTTCACTCCCCCTCCCGTGGGGTCCGGTTCTCAGGGCCGCTGA
- a CDS encoding TM0106 family RecB-like putative nuclease, with translation MPQEVITDRLLRSWLRCRRRAWLDRHGDPDRRLWTAHRALALSDQLASFQRLLPERPGHGVAACAAGAPGVVGVRLRSPGPAGQELQAHPPLLQRVPGRSVWGDHAYRPVLGKQGRNLTREHRLVLTLWGRLLAQLQKAPVPQALVVASDGRGLQQERLSLSPSLERQLDDSLARLASDLQRPQPPPLVADRKKCVLCSWRGLCDQEAAAQGHLSEVSGIGGRRREMLLELGITTLAELAASDPLQLAEALAVHGDQHADVAAQLVAQARVQASGQPLRLDPAGLDAPLPELDQAPGVLLYDIESDPDARDDFLHGFVVLPRGGDGSWPAAPPAGGAWRYQPLLARHDHGEARLWQRLRRLLARYPGWPLLHYGETEAVALVRLAGRQGASQAELAALRSRLVDVHARVRRHWLLPVSSYGLKAVAIWVGFRWSQPGVDGARCLLWWRQWRRDGGTRRLQRIFTYNRDDNLATWAVVRWLLDQRP, from the coding sequence ATGCCCCAGGAGGTGATCACCGACCGGCTGCTCCGCAGCTGGCTGCGCTGCCGGCGCCGCGCCTGGCTGGACCGTCACGGTGATCCCGACCGCCGCCTCTGGACCGCCCACCGGGCCCTGGCGCTCAGTGATCAGCTCGCCAGCTTCCAGCGGCTGCTGCCGGAGCGGCCCGGCCATGGCGTGGCCGCCTGCGCCGCCGGCGCTCCCGGGGTCGTGGGGGTGCGGCTCCGCTCCCCCGGGCCGGCTGGCCAGGAGCTGCAGGCCCACCCACCGCTTCTGCAGCGGGTGCCCGGCCGCAGTGTGTGGGGGGACCACGCCTATCGCCCGGTGCTGGGAAAGCAGGGGCGCAACCTCACCCGCGAGCATCGGCTCGTGCTCACCCTGTGGGGGCGCCTGCTGGCACAGCTGCAGAAGGCGCCGGTGCCCCAGGCCCTGGTGGTGGCCAGCGATGGCCGCGGGCTGCAGCAGGAACGGCTGAGCCTCTCCCCCTCGCTGGAGCGCCAGCTCGACGACAGCCTGGCCCGCCTCGCCTCCGACCTGCAGCGCCCCCAGCCTCCGCCTCTGGTGGCCGATCGCAAGAAGTGCGTGCTGTGCAGCTGGCGGGGTCTGTGCGATCAGGAGGCCGCGGCGCAGGGTCACCTCAGCGAAGTGAGCGGCATCGGTGGCCGGCGTCGCGAAATGCTGCTGGAGCTGGGGATCACCACCCTGGCGGAGCTGGCAGCCAGCGATCCGCTACAGCTGGCCGAGGCGCTGGCGGTGCACGGTGACCAGCACGCCGACGTGGCGGCCCAGCTGGTGGCCCAGGCCCGGGTGCAGGCCAGCGGCCAGCCGCTGCGGCTCGATCCCGCCGGCCTGGACGCTCCCCTGCCGGAGCTGGATCAGGCCCCGGGGGTGCTCCTGTACGACATCGAATCGGATCCGGATGCCCGGGACGACTTCCTGCACGGCTTCGTGGTGCTGCCCAGGGGCGGTGACGGCAGCTGGCCGGCGGCGCCGCCGGCCGGTGGCGCCTGGCGCTACCAGCCGCTGCTGGCCCGCCACGACCACGGCGAGGCGCGGCTCTGGCAGCGGTTGCGGCGCCTGCTCGCCCGCTACCCCGGCTGGCCGCTGCTCCACTACGGCGAAACGGAGGCCGTCGCCCTGGTGCGCCTGGCCGGCCGGCAGGGGGCTTCCCAGGCCGAACTGGCCGCCCTCCGCTCCCGCCTGGTGGATGTGCATGCCCGGGTGCGCCGGCACTGGCTGTTGCCGGTGAGCAGTTACGGGCTCAAGGCCGTGGCCATCTGGGTGGGATTCCGCTGGAGCCAGCCGGGGGTGGATGGCGCCCGCTGCCTGCTCTGGTGGCGGCAGTGGCGCCGGGATGGCGGCACCCGCCGGCTGCAGCGCATCTTCACCTACAACCGCGACGACAACCTGGCCACCTGGGCCGTGGTGCGCTGGCTGCTGGATCAGCGGCCCTGA
- a CDS encoding DUF3376 domain-containing protein — protein MGESSLPVTLNCSGGIALGAYMAGVFTELVKASLRPRPGNDNPTLAPALCIDTITGASAGAMTGLIAARCLLLDPGRALEELADDDPGGPAPGIRSDAEEPRNGFYRAWVQRADIRALTDHRSEEQALREPSRVGGVAPRPRLGLLSGAAIAAITDDVGGTWREADLPGMARALQARSLAVLMTTTNLQGVLRSEVAGRCTVSHAETRRFLFHRHMKELVAGTENGVSGEGLALLNRRWRKAKESARASGAFPLAFPPLSNSSDPHSYNLQLDATSLELYLREADAQTGTPEGSDPDRVLVRVNGEGEPQKHGSTLRLRFDYTDGGVLDGLPVLKGIGLLNQLAPDGEPMDGDPLDQDLEAFAGDWNHVPAREQRRRFVYVQPIPVTDLKGNRSVLQRFFGAVASALAGLTYPKAEHDHLRLEQIEAINRLVHARERLIKDQGLADTDPEAIRLCQVLPYREVRLDPIDPVLTFRSQAFRTLLLAVAAEEAELEARLEAELDLAPDTSAQQPDADPSPVSAEVAALARFETLIGKRTPGQPLPEGAVSPVDLLASDLLAAFGGFFHERYRRHDYLIGRLSGLAWILDVTGQPDAVLPDLRAVVGQARRDYLPQRERTRLHPLDWLRLLRLLAVRLPYVLLSDHLARRNDPPRSLPAPARTLLRQGIAPLLGILGLLLLLPAALLVGLVALGLGGLAALTAVAGRD, from the coding sequence ATGGGTGAATCCTCCCTTCCGGTGACCCTCAACTGCTCGGGCGGCATCGCGCTCGGGGCCTACATGGCCGGGGTGTTCACCGAGCTGGTGAAGGCCTCCCTGCGGCCCCGGCCCGGCAACGACAACCCGACACTGGCCCCGGCCCTGTGCATCGACACGATCACCGGCGCCTCCGCCGGCGCCATGACGGGCCTGATCGCCGCCCGCTGCCTGCTGCTGGATCCCGGTCGAGCCCTGGAGGAGCTGGCGGACGACGACCCGGGCGGCCCTGCACCCGGCATCCGGTCCGACGCCGAAGAGCCCCGCAACGGCTTCTACCGGGCCTGGGTGCAGCGGGCCGATATCCGCGCCCTCACCGACCACCGCTCGGAAGAGCAGGCCCTGCGGGAGCCGTCCCGGGTCGGCGGCGTGGCGCCGCGACCGCGGCTCGGGCTGCTCAGCGGCGCTGCCATCGCCGCGATCACCGACGACGTGGGCGGCACATGGCGTGAGGCCGACCTCCCCGGCATGGCGCGGGCCCTGCAGGCCCGCAGCCTGGCCGTGCTGATGACCACGACGAACCTGCAGGGCGTGCTGCGCAGCGAGGTGGCTGGACGATGCACGGTGAGCCATGCCGAAACGCGCCGGTTCCTGTTCCACCGCCACATGAAGGAGCTCGTTGCGGGAACGGAGAACGGCGTCAGCGGTGAGGGCCTGGCGCTGCTGAACCGCCGCTGGCGCAAGGCCAAGGAGTCGGCGCGGGCCTCGGGTGCCTTTCCCCTGGCCTTCCCGCCCCTCTCCAACAGCAGCGACCCGCACAGCTACAACCTGCAGCTCGACGCCACCAGCCTGGAGCTGTACCTGCGCGAGGCCGACGCCCAGACCGGCACCCCCGAAGGCAGCGACCCCGACCGGGTGTTGGTGCGGGTGAACGGGGAGGGGGAGCCCCAGAAGCACGGCTCGACGCTGCGGCTGCGCTTCGACTACACCGACGGCGGCGTGCTCGACGGACTGCCGGTGCTCAAGGGCATCGGCCTGCTGAACCAGCTGGCGCCGGATGGGGAGCCCATGGATGGGGACCCCCTCGATCAGGATCTTGAGGCGTTCGCCGGCGACTGGAACCACGTCCCCGCCCGGGAGCAGCGGCGGCGCTTCGTGTACGTGCAGCCGATCCCCGTGACGGATCTGAAGGGCAACCGATCGGTGCTGCAGCGCTTCTTCGGAGCGGTGGCTTCCGCCCTGGCCGGGCTCACCTATCCCAAGGCCGAACACGACCACCTGCGCCTGGAGCAGATCGAGGCGATCAACCGGCTGGTTCACGCCCGGGAGCGGCTGATCAAGGACCAGGGCCTGGCGGACACCGATCCGGAGGCCATCCGCCTGTGCCAGGTGCTGCCCTACCGGGAGGTGCGCCTCGATCCCATCGATCCGGTGCTCACCTTCCGCTCGCAGGCGTTTCGAACGCTGCTGCTGGCCGTGGCCGCCGAAGAGGCGGAGCTGGAGGCGCGGCTGGAGGCGGAGCTGGACCTCGCTCCCGATACCTCAGCGCAACAGCCTGATGCCGACCCCAGTCCGGTGAGCGCGGAGGTGGCCGCCCTGGCGCGTTTCGAGACGCTCATCGGCAAACGCACGCCGGGGCAACCCCTGCCGGAAGGCGCGGTATCGCCAGTCGATCTGCTGGCCAGCGACCTGCTGGCCGCCTTCGGCGGTTTCTTCCATGAGCGCTACCGCCGCCACGACTATCTGATCGGGCGGCTCTCGGGTCTGGCCTGGATTCTCGACGTCACGGGGCAGCCGGACGCGGTGCTGCCCGACCTGAGGGCCGTGGTGGGCCAGGCGCGCCGGGATTATCTGCCGCAGCGGGAGCGCACCCGCCTGCATCCGCTCGACTGGCTGCGACTGCTCCGGCTGCTCGCCGTGCGCCTGCCCTACGTGCTGCTCAGCGACCATCTGGCCCGCCGCAACGACCCTCCCCGGTCCCTGCCTGCCCCCGCCCGGACGCTTCTGCGGCAGGGGATCGCTCCGCTGCTGGGCATCCTGGGCCTGCTGCTGCTGCTGCCGGCTGCGCTGCTGGTGGGGCTGGTGGCCCTGGGCCTCGGGGGGTTGGCGGCCCTCACGGCCGTTGCCGGCCGCGACTGA
- a CDS encoding phosphomannomutase, which produces MASAPLPLEAAPIAFGTDGWRGVLGVDITVERLLPVAAAAAAELAAAAPEGLSSREVVIGYDRRFLAPELAEAICSAVRGVELEPLLASSPTPTPASSWAVVERGALGALVITASHNPPEWLGLKIKGPFGGSVEGDFTRRVETRLAAGGITVPQPGELQRIDVLGAYLEGLRTKVDTAALAAGLQRLGLTVIVDPMHGSAAGVLPALLGEQAVASGAIREIRSGRDPLFGGNPPEPLAPYLQELITAVRASTAAGQPAMGIVFDGDGDRIAAVDERGRFCSTQLLMPLFIDHLARARQLPGVVIKTVSGSDLMQRVAEDLGRTVLEKPVGFKYIAAEMLAGEVLVGGEESGGVGFGMHLPERDAPFAALLLIEALVEGGVPLGQRIDALQQRGGGAAAYDRLDLRLPDMAARARLEALLASTPPAEVAGLPVQEVIRTDGVKLRLGPSHWLMLRFSGTEPLLRLYCEAPAEERVAAVLTWARQLAEQV; this is translated from the coding sequence ATGGCCTCAGCCCCACTGCCCCTGGAGGCGGCACCGATCGCCTTCGGCACGGATGGCTGGCGCGGCGTTCTGGGCGTGGACATCACGGTGGAACGGCTGCTGCCGGTGGCGGCCGCCGCCGCCGCGGAACTGGCCGCCGCCGCTCCGGAGGGCCTCAGCAGCCGCGAGGTGGTGATCGGCTACGACCGCCGCTTCCTCGCCCCCGAGCTGGCTGAGGCCATCTGCAGCGCCGTGCGCGGCGTGGAACTGGAACCCCTGCTGGCCAGCAGCCCCACACCCACGCCGGCCTCCAGCTGGGCGGTGGTGGAGCGGGGCGCCCTGGGGGCCCTGGTGATCACGGCCAGCCACAATCCGCCGGAATGGCTGGGCCTCAAGATCAAGGGGCCCTTCGGCGGCTCGGTGGAGGGCGACTTCACCCGGCGGGTGGAAACCCGCCTGGCGGCAGGCGGCATCACGGTGCCCCAGCCGGGCGAGCTCCAGCGCATCGACGTGCTCGGGGCCTACCTGGAGGGGCTGCGGACCAAGGTGGACACCGCCGCCCTGGCCGCCGGGCTGCAGCGGCTGGGCCTCACGGTGATCGTGGATCCGATGCACGGCTCCGCGGCCGGGGTGCTGCCGGCCCTGCTGGGCGAGCAGGCCGTGGCCAGCGGGGCGATCCGGGAGATCCGCTCCGGGCGCGACCCCCTCTTCGGCGGCAACCCACCGGAGCCGCTGGCGCCCTACCTGCAGGAGCTGATCACCGCCGTGCGCGCCAGCACCGCGGCCGGCCAACCGGCGATGGGGATCGTGTTCGACGGCGACGGTGACCGCATCGCCGCCGTGGATGAACGGGGCCGCTTCTGCAGCACCCAGCTGCTGATGCCGCTGTTCATCGATCACCTGGCCCGGGCCCGCCAGCTGCCTGGGGTGGTGATCAAGACCGTGAGCGGCTCCGACCTGATGCAGCGGGTGGCCGAGGATCTGGGCCGAACCGTGCTCGAGAAGCCCGTGGGCTTCAAGTACATCGCCGCCGAGATGCTGGCTGGGGAGGTGCTGGTGGGAGGCGAGGAGTCGGGCGGGGTGGGCTTCGGCATGCACCTGCCGGAGCGCGATGCCCCGTTCGCGGCCCTGCTGCTGATCGAGGCCCTGGTGGAGGGCGGCGTACCCCTGGGGCAGCGCATCGACGCCCTGCAGCAGCGTGGCGGCGGAGCTGCCGCCTACGACCGTCTTGATCTGCGCCTGCCCGACATGGCGGCCCGGGCCCGGCTGGAGGCCCTGCTCGCCTCCACCCCGCCGGCCGAGGTGGCCGGTCTGCCGGTGCAGGAGGTGATCCGCACCGATGGCGTGAAGCTGCGGCTCGGGCCCAGCCACTGGCTGATGCTGCGCTTCTCGGGCACCGAACCGCTGCTGCGGCTCTACTGCGAAGCGCCGGCCGAAGAGCGGGTGGCGGCGGTGCTCACCTGGGCCCGCCAGCTGGCCGAGCAGGTGTGA